The nucleotide sequence tagagctagagcaagtttgcatttcgctatttgttatactaatcaaattgctctagttgatttgtagatttttaaataggctattcacccccctctagtcatattaggacctttcactagcaaggtgatgcgCAAGATTCATAGGTGGTAGGGAAGATCCTCTTGGAGAAACCCATACCACCAATGGTGGTGGTGCAGTCGATGGGGAGGGTTTGCTGCCCTTTGCGGGGCATCGAATGTAAGGATCTTGGTGAAAATCATTTCCTAATCACGTTCAAGCAGGAGCCTAGGAAGAGGAAGGTGATTGATGACGTCCCTAGGTCATCGGGAAGGATCTAATAGTGATGGCAGAATTCGACGGATCCAAAACCCTACACAAGATCAATTTCACGTCTATCCCGATCTAGATTCGGATCTTGAAGGTCCCCTTGGGGATGCTAAGCAGGGAAGAGGGGAGTTCCTAGGAGCAGAAGTGGGGGAAGTTCTAGAGGTGGATGAGGATGATATTGTTTCTAATGCTAGATGTTTTTACGGTGAAAATCTAGATTAACATTCGTAAACCACTGATGCATGGTGTTACTATCAGTGGGGAGAATGGAGGGAAGGATAGATGGTGACCGCTGGTGTACGAATTTCTGCGGGatttttgctatggatgtggaatCATTGGTCATACTGAGAAGCTATGTACAGAGAAGTCAGAGAAAGGAACCCAACCGCAATATGATAAGAAGCTGCGATATGTGCACAGTAAAAGGAGATTTGACAATGATAGAGGTAGCAGGATGAGAGGAGGGTTGAGGCAGCATTTTGTGCCCTCAAGGCCGCATGAACAACGTGATAGTTTCCTAAGATGGAGGGgtggagggagctcgggaggttcAGGTGGCAGTGATGCACCCTCTTGGCAGAAGGACCAACAGACAATATCAGGTAATACTGATAAGTTaggagaaggcaaggagatggaAGAGGAGGTTTAGAGCTGCCAGCGGCCTTTtgcattttttgttttttaatctaTTTTTAGAGGCGGGCATTCAACAACATCTGGAAATCTCGATTTACACAAGCATGAACTCAGAGGCGATTGCCTTCCCGCCTCCGAAAACTTGTTTTGGCCAATTGCAAAAAATTTGTATGTGGTTGTGCTTTATACTTCACATTGTATGACTCCTCATGGCTTGATTAGTACCTTGGATCAATACAAGTACTTGCTTCTTCACCTTAGCTAGGGTATCACAGTCGTTACTTGTCCTTCACCTTCACCTAGTCCCTTGAAGCTATTTCCTTGCTACCTTCATCTTATCTAgccatcatcaagtgggctaggGTTTTCTCAATTGTTTTATATACTCTAAGTTAGCAGTGAGCCTAGATGCCCCCTATTTTTAGAGGCGGACCTCATAAGAGTCCCACCTTTGTTAATTGATTTTAGGAATCAGGAGTGTCTCCACAAATAGTCTAACCTCTAAAAATCATGAGTGAATTTAAGAGATTCGTGCATTTTCTGTCTGCCTTTGAAAATAAAAGGAGTTGTATCGATCATGAAATTGTTTTTGTAGCAGTGCCTCATCCTAGAGCCATTTCAAGCAACATCATACACCACGACATATGAGGTGCGGAGCAATACAATCCACCAACACAGAACATAGGGTATTATCTCTTCACAAGGCTTCGAAACTATAAAAACTTTGTGTCGCGTGTGCCGCCATGTAGTTTCTCTTGTCACATACACCAAATTCATTGTTGCCAAATAAGAGACACCAACAATAGATGAATGAAACAGTATTTCCAAAGCACACTTTCATTTGGGATTTCATATAGTAGCCATAGAATTTAATTATTGCACTACGTTGTGCATTGATTTGTTCACAATTGGGTTTCATTTTTGTTTCCAAGGCATCGGATGAAACAACCTGGTCACAATAGGTTCCCATTCCATTTCCAAAGCATAGCACAAAATGATTTTGTCACATTAGGGTTTTATTCATTTCTAAGGCGTAGTGAAGGCCCTATTTGATGGAGTTCCAGCTCCTAGAAATCCATAGATGTTTTGGAGCTAGGTATCTATAGCTCCAGGAAATCCTATATCTAGAGCTATAGATACATTTGAGAGCCTTCAGATGATTCATTTTAATTTGTCTATAGTTtagtctagatatagatttctAAACCACTTTAACTTAATCTATCCAACCTGGATCCCGGAGCTGGAGCTATACCAAATGGACCCTAAATTTGTAAACCATGTTTCATCTACATGAAACTCATTCCCTATCTCCACATATTCTTGCTATGTTAGTAGTTCAGCAAATATTCCATCtcaattaatgagaatgaaactCTTATAAAACTAACATTGACAAGGCCTAATTTCAAACATATTATTTGTTCTCTCTATCACAGTTAGATATATTTAGCAAATTTCTAGAGATCCACAAGTATGTCAGTGTGAGTTCAATGCTGCAAATTCAGAGTATAGTGGCATGTATATACACAGCTATCTCTAGCATTAAGTATGTGGTAAAGAAATACTACCCCAATATATAAAAATGTGTCATTTAGAGCATGATTTAGTCAAACCTTATAAGTTACAAACATCAATACTTTTAGATTGTTTAATTAGTCTAGAAACTTATATGTGTAAAACTGGATTGAaaaaaaatacttgcaacattcaTAAGCTTTAAGCATTTAAAGAATATATCCTATAAAAATTAGTGgtaaaagatatgaattgaattgaAGACCCTACACATATATTACCAAATATGACAAGTAACTTTGACCGGAATATGTATATCAACTGGGGCAGCAACGATATATTAGCATAAAAATTaaaagcatgcatatatatatatatatatatatatagggagaggctattcagtagccggctacaaaataagttattctgtagccacctccatttactataattttatatactaatttaccataatataaatacatatttacgatagttgggttactataacacatggggatatttaccataacgttatattaaaccacttagtaaggagttactataatctcgtaaaataacatagtaattatcgtaactcaaagtggctacagaataagttattctgtagccagctacaggatagtagttctatatatatatatatatatatatatatatatatatatatatatatatatatatatatatatataaagtttagTATACACATTAAATGAATGCAGAAGCATCTATTTTTGTTAAAAAACATCTCTCCGGCCGCTTAACAGCGGCCTTGCTAAAATATACATATCATAACTTATGCAAATAGATCAGAGAAAATTCTTATTGTTTTGTAGCACAATACCATCCAGCACGTAGTTTCAAATTAAGTAAACTTGTAGAAGGAGAAGCAAAAAAAAAGTGATTATCTACGGGTTGTACTTTACCGGTTGAACCTTGAGGCATAATGTGAGACAAAaaaatgttggagagaccaagtTGACACAGCTGTGGAGTAATGGGAGTAAAGTCCTTTAATATTGTATTTAGTACATAACAACTTCTTATAGATACTAATGTTTCACTTTATATTTTATGCTAAATTATACCCTTGTTATAGAAATTGAGATGAGCAAAATATATAGTTTATCAATTGTTGTAGGTATATATATAGCGTCAAACCAGATTCGCATAACGACCGCAGCTAACAACCACAAGGCCAGGTTAATATATATTTTCATGCGGTGCAAGCATTTTATCATGTATTTTCCTAGTCAGCATGTAAACCTTCAGTTCAATTTAAATATTATCACTTTATGCTATTTGATGTCAATTTTGACAGAGAAGCATATAATATAATAAGGATACTACTGGAAAAAACTGATCATTATATTGCATGCAAACAATTGCAGCAAATACATTATAGTCAATGAGTTTTATATTGGGTTAAATTTCAACTGATATACTAATATCACAAGAAAGGGCAACATGACTTCATGAAGGACAATATTATTGGCAAATTAAGTTCAAAATTAACCAACAGACACCAATTCAATTAAAATACAGTTTGTCATATGTTTAGGAGATCTTATTAAGACAAATACTTATGATAGAGAAACTAGCTAGAAAATGTGCATCTTGGAGCAAGAGCAATACACCTCATCTGAATCTGCTAAGAAAAAAACACCTCATCTGAATTGCAGCGGGTCGAGAAGTGGACAtgcatggagagagagagagagagagagagagagagagagagagagagccttgACCAGGTCTAGCCAGGCGCATTGGCATCTCTCCAACGACAAAAGTTTTCAAAGCCATGAGCAAGTTCCAAAGCTGGAGGCTTTTCATCGCGCCCACAAAttaggcccagtttagttgccaaaaaattttgcataataactatcacatcgaatcttgcggcacatgcatggagtactaaatatagacgaaaaaaaaactaattacacagttggttgagaaatcgcgagacgaaacttttgaacctaattagtccataattagacactaattaccaaatacaaacgaaatgctacagtgagccaaaatccaattttttttttttttttatctaaacGCACCCTTATGCAAAAGCGAAACCTTCCTCCCCTTTTCCATTTAAGGGCCAGGGCTGCAGGGAACGGACCCCCCTTTCCAGAATTGTCCATTTGTACTTGGAGGGTGCAAGATGCAGATGCAGCAGGATCCTACGTCGCATGCATATTGTTCGCTAGTTCTGCTTCCTGCAGCGTCAACTTTGGTCTTGGCGTCTTATGGTCAGTGTCCCCCATTGCAGGTTTGTGATACAGTGGAGTGCTGCAGCGGCAATGCGGGGCCACTTCTTTGCACCTCTACCCACATGCCACAGGCCACAGCTAGCCATCGTCTTCTGGCTCTACATACTCCTACGTGTATCTCAGACACATGACTCCAGAGGCCATTAAAAAATGCAGCAGGTGAAGCAAATAGAAAGAGAGGGACTGACAAGGCTTTTGGTCCCTCTACCTCGCATCCTGCGGTCCTGCCAGTACACAAAAACCAGTACTCATACTACCCTGTGCTCTTCGTCATACAGTAACTCATAGGAGAAaggaaggaaggaaaggaggaagAACTGCAGGCCTGTTCGCGTGTCTTTAAATTCAGTTTGattcgcttcttttttcatctgaaatagtgtttttctctcacaaattcctgcaGATTTATCTAGATTCCTCTGGATTTTCTCCGAGCGAACGGGGCCTACATGGACTGAGGCAGGCCTCATTCTTGAATCTTGAGGAAAACACAATAatgtccaaagtccaaacacatgCACAAGATATCTGTAGTCTAACCTACTTGCCGACGTTTCAGATATTGCAATAAGCTAACATATTTGACCCAAGTAACGCTAGCTTGAAACATGAAACATTGACTAGGTTGAACCTTTCAATATTTGACTAAAAATTATTGTGTGAGAAAAATGAAAACATATATGTGAAAGCGACCATGAAAGAGTTGTTGTAATGCATGGGTACAGCGATTGTAGGGGAAGATAAGCAAATGGTTTATAATAGAAACATCATTCTACAGCAAGAGATACAATCAGAATATAATAACACAATACAAATGAAAAaagtaaagaaaagaaaagaaaagctgGAAACACAAAACATCGGATCTCACTGACCTTTAGTTTATTGAACTAGCTCTTGTGTGCATCGAATCTCTAGCTTCCTCTTGTCCTTGATTAATCATCACTACCATCTTAAAACACTTCATGATTTTCAATGCAGCATCTTCATGCGTAAACGCATGCATTATACTATAGCGCCCAGATGAAAGGTCTCTCCTATGAACAATAATCCAGCAGCATGCATATACATGTCTCGGGCTCAGCTCCATTAAGCCTAGCTTCAGCTCCCGGTTTAGCTAGGATGGCAAGAGCTTGCCGGCACCATTTGAATCTTTGTGATGATGTGGATGCGAATCGGGTGTGTCAAGGCATGGATCAAAATGGTGGCCggactccgccgccaccgcctccactcCAGCCTCCAAAGTTGTCTCCCGGTAGCTGGTAGGCCCCTACATTCCCAGCGAGGTTGTAGAGCGACATGCCGCCACAGCCGGCGTCGCCTCCTCCGGTCACACCAGAGGACTGAGACGCCGTCGGCTGCTGACCTGGGGGTCCAGCCGACTGCGCGACTTGATCTTGTGGTTCGGCCCCGGCGGCAGCCGCCGCtgtctcctcttcctccccctcCAGCGGGAGCCGCTCGTACACGGCGTTCGCGAACGACGCGGCCATCAGGACGACGGGCCCCGCGGCGACCAGCGGGCCCACCACGCTCCCGCCGATGACCTGGCCCTGGCCGCCGGAGAGGAACACCGTGAGGCCGCTGACGCCGGGGGGAGCGGGCGGCGGCAGCACCGTGCCGGTGAGGGAGAGGATCTCGAAGCGGCCCCTCAGCGTGGCCACCATGCTCCCGGGCGGCGACGCGCCGGGCTGCCTGAGCGCCACGTTGACGACGGCGCCCCCGCCGCTGAGCACGCACACGCCGCGGCCCCGGCGGCGCGCGTACTCCGCGACGCAGTCGACGACGTCGGCGCCCGCCGCGACCTCGAGGACGTGCGAGTGCAGCGCGTTGGGGCTGTCGCGCGTCACGATGATGGGCGGCTTGGGCTTGTTCTTAGAGCCCGGCGGG is from Miscanthus floridulus cultivar M001 chromosome 7, ASM1932011v1, whole genome shotgun sequence and encodes:
- the LOC136464322 gene encoding AT-hook motif nuclear-localized protein 25-like, with product MPGMDPGGGGSSRYFHQLLRPQQQQQPSPLSPNSHVKMEHHKMSPDKSPVGGEAEADGSGSGGGGDQPSSSAMVLVEGGSGGGGSGMGTPTRRPRGRPPGSKNKPKPPIIVTRDSPNALHSHVLEVAAGADVVDCVAEYARRRGRGVCVLSGGGAVVNVALRQPGASPPGSMVATLRGRFEILSLTGTVLPPPAPPGVSGLTVFLSGGQGQVIGGSVVGPLVAAGPVVLMAASFANAVYERLPLEGEEEETAAAAAGAEPQDQVAQSAGPPGQQPTASQSSGVTGGGDAGCGGMSLYNLAGNVGAYQLPGDNFGGWSGGGGGGVRPPF